In one Neobacillus sp. WH10 genomic region, the following are encoded:
- the pdxK gene encoding pyridoxine/pyridoxal/pyridoxamine kinase, with translation MTIKKVMTIAGSDTSGGAGIQADLKTFQELGVYGMTALTTIVTMDPKDWHHSVFPIALDTLKTQIDTVLSVGIDAMKTGMLGTVEIIELAAKVIDENKLEQVVIDPVMVCKGEDEALHPETTDAMRELLLPRALVVTPNLFEAGQLAGTKTPHTVEEMKEAAVKIHEQGAKFVLIKGGSKLHTEEKAVDLLYDGKEFTLYESEKFDTTYTHGAGCTYSSAITAELAKGKSVYEAVDVAKDFITAAIQEGFRLNEFVGPTWHGAYRSAESVTEYCVDCNE, from the coding sequence ATGACAATCAAAAAAGTAATGACAATTGCCGGCTCTGATACAAGCGGGGGAGCAGGGATTCAAGCAGATTTGAAAACATTCCAGGAACTTGGCGTCTATGGAATGACAGCCTTGACCACAATTGTAACAATGGATCCAAAGGATTGGCACCATAGCGTTTTTCCAATTGCCTTGGATACACTTAAAACACAAATAGACACCGTTCTCTCCGTTGGTATCGACGCGATGAAAACAGGCATGCTGGGAACAGTTGAAATCATTGAATTAGCTGCAAAAGTGATCGATGAAAATAAACTGGAGCAAGTCGTTATTGACCCGGTTATGGTTTGCAAAGGGGAAGATGAGGCCTTACACCCGGAAACAACGGATGCGATGCGTGAGCTTCTTTTACCACGTGCCTTAGTGGTTACGCCTAACCTTTTTGAAGCGGGACAGCTTGCAGGAACGAAAACACCTCATACAGTTGAGGAAATGAAGGAAGCAGCTGTAAAAATCCACGAGCAGGGAGCAAAATTCGTGTTGATTAAAGGCGGCAGCAAGCTCCATACGGAAGAAAAAGCTGTTGACCTCTTATATGATGGAAAAGAATTCACATTATATGAGTCTGAAAAGTTTGACACTACCTATACACACGGGGCAGGCTGTACCTACTCATCCGCGATTACGGCTGAACTCGCCAAAGGCAAATCTGTTTATGAAGCGGTCGATGTAGCAAAGGACTTTATTACCGCTGCGATCCAGGAGGGCTTCCGCTTAAATGAATTTGTTGGGCCAACTTGGCACGGTGCTTACCGCAGTGCCGAAAGTGTAACGGAGTATTGCGTAGATTGTAATGAATAA
- a CDS encoding YojF family protein: MQLIDMKCVQETINGFANKDVYIHLETTNGAYASHHNQDFFSAGAYIRNALVRYELGKITGNGPYRVGLKINLGWIYAEGITHFEINEDNQLLLAGHDHSGKLAVALEISTTPFE; encoded by the coding sequence TTGCAGTTAATTGATATGAAATGTGTCCAGGAAACCATCAATGGCTTTGCTAATAAAGATGTTTACATTCACCTCGAAACAACCAATGGTGCCTATGCATCACACCACAATCAAGATTTCTTTTCGGCAGGGGCATATATCCGCAACGCCCTTGTTCGATATGAATTAGGAAAGATTACCGGAAATGGGCCTTATCGCGTTGGTCTTAAAATAAATCTTGGCTGGATTTATGCTGAGGGGATTACCCATTTTGAAATAAACGAAGATAACCAGCTTTTATTGGCCGGTCATGACCATAGTGGGAAGCTGGCGGTTGCCTTGGAAATCAGTACAACTCCATTTGAATAA
- the bshB2 gene encoding bacillithiol biosynthesis deacetylase BshB2, translated as MEKERHVLVIFPHPDDEAFGVSGTIATHVENGTPVTYACLTLGEMGRNMGNPPFTNRENLPKIRKEELKEAARVLGIQDLRMLGFRDKTIEFEDEDQLSNTLLAIIEEVNPSLIITFYPGYSVHPDHDSTGTAVVRAVEKLPAAARPTLHCVAFSKNCVEELGEADIINNITPVGKTKLAAIKAHRSQTEQMFIDMEEKLKNQDPQIMVWINNERFWTYKFEQ; from the coding sequence ATGGAAAAAGAACGCCATGTCTTAGTTATTTTCCCTCATCCTGATGACGAAGCTTTTGGTGTATCAGGAACAATTGCGACACATGTGGAAAACGGAACCCCTGTCACATATGCATGTTTAACCTTAGGGGAAATGGGACGCAATATGGGAAATCCTCCATTTACCAATCGGGAAAACCTTCCTAAAATTAGAAAGGAAGAATTAAAGGAAGCTGCACGGGTTTTAGGCATCCAAGACCTTCGTATGCTTGGTTTCCGAGACAAAACGATTGAATTTGAGGATGAAGATCAATTGTCGAACACTTTGTTAGCAATAATTGAGGAGGTAAATCCTTCACTTATTATTACTTTTTATCCCGGCTATTCGGTTCACCCTGACCATGACTCCACAGGTACGGCGGTCGTAAGGGCTGTGGAAAAGCTTCCTGCAGCGGCAAGACCAACCTTACACTGTGTCGCCTTCTCTAAAAATTGTGTAGAGGAGCTTGGCGAAGCCGATATTATTAACAACATTACTCCTGTTGGTAAAACAAAGCTTGCTGCCATCAAAGCACACCGTTCGCAAACGGAGCAAATGTTTATCGACATGGAAGAGAAATTGAAAAATCAAGACCCGCAAATAATGGTATGGATTAATAATGAGCGGTTTTGGACATATAAGTTTGAACAATAA
- a CDS encoding cytochrome C: MQKTIISFVISALLGFGIGYLVFDVIMGDSGNEPQVAQTETKDTNQAKEESKDSKDTAATTASVNEDNILNKRGCLGCHSVEALNLKGGAVGPDLSQAFVNVEGKHGKSIDEFLKAPTSAVMSGVIEKNPLTDDERKQVLDLLKQASEAK; the protein is encoded by the coding sequence TTGCAAAAAACAATTATTAGCTTTGTTATAAGTGCGTTACTTGGCTTTGGCATTGGTTATCTGGTGTTTGATGTCATTATGGGTGATTCCGGTAATGAACCACAAGTGGCGCAAACGGAAACAAAAGATACCAACCAAGCCAAGGAAGAAAGTAAGGATTCTAAAGATACGGCTGCAACAACGGCTTCTGTCAACGAAGACAACATCCTAAATAAGCGCGGGTGCCTTGGCTGCCACAGCGTTGAAGCCCTTAACTTAAAAGGCGGCGCCGTAGGTCCAGACCTTTCCCAAGCGTTTGTTAACGTTGAAGGTAAGCATGGAAAATCGATCGACGAATTTCTGAAAGCGCCTACATCAGCGGTAATGTCAGGCGTTATTGAAAAAAATCCATTAACAGATGATGAGCGTAAGCAAGTTTTAGACCTGCTTAAGCAAGCATCTGAAGCGAAGTAG
- the nosZ gene encoding Sec-dependent nitrous-oxide reductase: protein MKKWIPIASGLLAGFVAATISFADFSAKTNTEAASGTKSDAEKVYVPFGQKDNYYLFASGGHSGQMFIYGVPSMRHIRTVPVFSPDSATGYGFDEHSKKMMGGYTWGDLHHPAFSETKGDYDGKFMFATDVGNSRAAAMDLKTFTVKDIIKVPNTSGPHCAAFVTENTEYMFLPTRFAVPLEQKYESLDDYSTKYRGVMSAVTFDQNKEKLNIAYQVALPPWSYDLSDAGKKASANWAVMTTYNTEEATTNLEINASQADRDYIVLFNWKELEKMVKEGKYEDVGGQKMIFPEKQKGGIYLVPVAKSPHGVDVTPDGKYFIASGKLAPAMTVFSFEKAFKAVEKQDFAGDRNGIPILKYESVMEREVNPENALGPLHTQFDDKGMAYTTMFISSEIVKWDPKTGKTLDRVPVQYSPGHSVAAEGDTVAPDGKWLVALNKIAKDSYLSVGPSHPESMQLIDINGKMKVIQSAPVNPEPHYAQMIKADKLNPIEVYPKDEKNKEAIYKKEDARIVRNGNKVDVYGIAMRSKFIFDAKSKRPDVIEVNEGDEVTIHLTNIDFDEDITHGFAINSYNLNMEVQPGQTNTLKFVANKAGTYPLYCTNFCSALHQEMTGYFLVKPK from the coding sequence ATGAAAAAGTGGATTCCGATTGCATCCGGACTGCTTGCCGGTTTTGTTGCCGCAACGATATCCTTTGCTGATTTTTCCGCAAAGACGAACACGGAGGCTGCTTCTGGTACTAAGAGCGATGCAGAAAAGGTTTATGTTCCATTCGGTCAAAAAGATAATTACTATTTATTCGCATCAGGCGGTCACTCTGGACAAATGTTTATTTATGGTGTTCCTTCGATGCGTCATATAAGAACTGTTCCGGTATTCTCGCCAGATTCTGCAACCGGGTATGGCTTTGATGAGCATTCCAAGAAAATGATGGGTGGCTATACATGGGGAGACCTTCACCATCCGGCCTTCTCTGAAACGAAAGGTGACTATGACGGTAAATTCATGTTTGCTACTGATGTCGGTAACAGCCGGGCAGCCGCAATGGATTTAAAAACGTTTACCGTTAAAGACATTATTAAAGTTCCTAACACAAGCGGCCCGCACTGTGCGGCGTTCGTAACAGAAAATACCGAGTACATGTTTCTGCCAACTCGCTTTGCTGTTCCGCTTGAGCAGAAATATGAATCTCTTGACGATTACAGCACAAAATACCGCGGTGTTATGTCTGCTGTCACATTTGATCAAAACAAAGAAAAGCTAAATATTGCTTACCAAGTGGCTCTTCCACCATGGTCCTATGACCTTTCAGATGCCGGTAAAAAAGCTTCTGCTAATTGGGCAGTTATGACGACTTACAACACAGAAGAAGCAACTACAAACCTTGAAATTAACGCATCACAGGCTGACCGTGACTATATTGTTCTTTTTAACTGGAAAGAGCTTGAGAAAATGGTCAAAGAAGGCAAGTACGAGGATGTTGGCGGCCAGAAAATGATTTTTCCTGAAAAACAAAAGGGGGGCATTTATTTAGTTCCGGTTGCGAAATCACCGCATGGTGTGGACGTAACACCAGATGGCAAATACTTCATCGCTTCCGGTAAGCTTGCCCCTGCGATGACGGTCTTCTCGTTTGAAAAGGCATTTAAAGCAGTAGAAAAACAAGATTTTGCCGGCGATCGCAACGGTATTCCAATTCTAAAATATGAATCTGTTATGGAAAGAGAAGTAAACCCTGAAAATGCCCTTGGACCGCTTCATACCCAATTTGATGACAAAGGCATGGCCTATACAACGATGTTCATTTCTTCAGAAATTGTTAAGTGGGATCCGAAAACTGGTAAGACATTAGACCGCGTGCCTGTCCAATATTCTCCAGGACACTCTGTCGCAGCAGAGGGCGACACGGTTGCACCTGATGGAAAATGGCTCGTTGCCTTGAACAAGATTGCTAAAGACAGCTACTTATCTGTCGGACCTTCACATCCTGAATCGATGCAGTTAATCGACATCAACGGCAAGATGAAGGTGATCCAATCTGCACCCGTTAACCCTGAACCGCACTATGCGCAAATGATTAAGGCAGATAAACTCAACCCGATTGAAGTCTATCCGAAGGACGAAAAAAATAAGGAAGCCATCTACAAAAAAGAGGACGCGCGTATTGTCCGTAACGGCAACAAAGTCGATGTATACGGAATTGCGATGCGTTCAAAGTTTATCTTTGATGCGAAGTCTAAGCGCCCTGACGTGATTGAAGTAAATGAAGGAGATGAGGTCACGATTCATTTGACGAATATCGACTTCGATGAAGATATCACACACGGATTTGCCATCAACAGCTATAACTTAAACATGGAAGTACAGCCTGGACAGACAAACACTTTGAAATTTGTTGCCAATAAAGCTGGGACCTATCCGCTTTATTGTACAAACTTCTGCTCTGCTCTTCACCAGGAAATGACCGGTTACTTCCTTGTAAAACCAAAGTAA
- the nosD gene encoding nitrous oxide reductase family maturation protein NosD, translating into MKKLMLLSLVFSLFIVIKPEKIMAAENLQAIIDSMKEGAVVKLENKTYEGNIVINKPLTIIGSDKTLIKGDGTGNVISIKAPNVKLSHLTVTHSSMNRNSAEEYAAIKIYTNNNVVEYISIRHSFHGIYLSQAHHNKIRYNDIKGIGKGEIAAQGNGLHVYYANDNLLEHNTIENTRDGMFFEYANNNHSYENKISNTRYGLHYMYSDENIFKRNIFTMNTGGAAIMNSNHLNLEDNQFIVNYGNQSFGLLLLQANDNYIANNTFYMNQRGLYIDQATRNTIKDNRIIQNQIGIELWASSNNQTFTLNRISENTIPAVTLGGQGDSNSWSQNGKGNDWGSSFPLTDLNQDGIGDFPVIYHSSLHQLIEDQELTNLFLKSPAINIYEKINATLNNDEVMFKDSHPLAATKGSHKAILIVALGLAAGLILLKGRHQLCIIFGRNGKKT; encoded by the coding sequence ATGAAAAAATTAATGCTCCTATCTTTGGTTTTTTCCCTTTTTATCGTGATTAAACCTGAAAAAATTATGGCAGCCGAAAACTTGCAAGCAATTATCGACTCCATGAAAGAGGGAGCGGTAGTAAAGCTTGAAAATAAAACGTACGAGGGCAATATCGTCATTAACAAACCGCTGACGATCATAGGCTCGGATAAGACCTTGATTAAAGGTGACGGAACCGGGAATGTCATTTCCATTAAGGCTCCGAATGTAAAGCTAAGTCATCTGACGGTAACCCATAGCAGCATGAACCGGAACTCAGCTGAGGAATATGCCGCCATCAAGATTTATACGAACAACAATGTGGTCGAGTACATCAGCATCCGCCATTCCTTTCACGGTATTTATTTAAGCCAGGCACACCATAATAAAATTCGTTATAACGACATAAAAGGCATTGGCAAAGGCGAAATTGCCGCTCAAGGAAACGGACTCCACGTTTATTACGCAAATGATAACTTACTAGAACACAATACGATTGAAAACACTCGTGACGGGATGTTCTTCGAATATGCCAACAACAACCACAGCTATGAAAATAAGATCAGCAACACTCGATATGGCTTGCATTACATGTATTCTGATGAAAATATTTTTAAACGAAATATCTTTACAATGAATACAGGCGGCGCTGCCATCATGAATTCGAATCATCTGAATCTCGAAGATAATCAATTTATCGTTAACTATGGGAATCAATCGTTTGGCTTATTGCTCCTGCAGGCCAATGATAATTATATAGCCAATAATACGTTTTACATGAATCAGAGGGGGTTATACATCGACCAGGCAACCAGAAACACGATCAAGGACAACCGCATTATCCAAAACCAAATTGGCATTGAGCTATGGGCCAGCTCGAATAACCAAACCTTTACCTTAAACCGCATTTCGGAAAACACGATTCCGGCCGTTACCCTTGGTGGACAAGGGGACAGCAATTCCTGGAGCCAGAATGGCAAAGGCAATGACTGGGGCTCCTCGTTCCCGCTTACCGATTTAAATCAAGACGGTATTGGGGATTTCCCAGTAATCTATCATTCATCCCTCCATCAGCTGATCGAGGACCAAGAATTAACGAATCTATTTTTAAAAAGCCCGGCCATCAACATCTATGAAAAAATAAATGCCACATTGAATAATGATGAAGTGATGTTTAAAGACTCACACCCATTGGCAGCAACTAAAGGCAGCCATAAGGCTATTCTGATAGTGGCTCTCGGGCTGGCTGCGGGGTTGATTTTACTAAAAGGGAGACATCAATTATGCATTATATTTGGAAGGAATGGAAAGAAAACATAA
- a CDS encoding ABC transporter permease subunit → MHYIWKEWKENIRGKGLWLALSIIVLISISILFRSTVLSFDKGFYVLLINLFDTIIYFIPILCLFIGAFSIFQEKEQKTLIMLLTKKDNYASFLVRKSLGMYVVVLVPMIIWFFLYLLLIKFNFQLDIESYLIFVAAIVCLSLVFLQMGAAIGSFSRSRMQIIGYTIFFWFYFFFLHDFILLSFLSEVTHENVKLFSSAYFLNPLQAVRMFLETGMGVYSFGHMSRLMEKFMWTKPVFFLLGNLLIWLAVSFGTAIVFNRKEGYE, encoded by the coding sequence ATGCATTATATTTGGAAGGAATGGAAAGAAAACATAAGAGGAAAAGGACTATGGCTGGCATTAAGCATCATTGTTCTGATTTCAATCAGCATATTGTTTCGTTCCACAGTCCTTTCATTTGATAAAGGCTTTTATGTTCTCTTAATCAATTTATTCGATACGATTATTTATTTTATACCGATTCTTTGTTTGTTTATTGGCGCATTCTCAATTTTTCAGGAAAAAGAGCAAAAAACACTAATTATGCTTTTAACGAAAAAAGACAATTATGCCAGCTTTTTAGTTCGAAAAAGCCTTGGAATGTATGTAGTGGTTCTCGTCCCGATGATTATTTGGTTTTTCCTGTATTTATTACTAATAAAATTTAATTTCCAGCTTGATATCGAAAGCTATTTGATCTTTGTGGCAGCAATTGTTTGCTTGAGCCTTGTCTTCTTGCAAATGGGGGCAGCAATCGGCAGCTTTAGCCGCTCGAGAATGCAAATTATCGGCTATACGATTTTTTTCTGGTTTTACTTTTTCTTTTTACACGATTTTATTTTGCTGTCATTCTTATCAGAGGTCACCCATGAAAACGTCAAACTATTTTCGTCGGCCTACTTTTTAAACCCGCTTCAGGCAGTGAGGATGTTCTTAGAAACCGGGATGGGCGTGTATTCTTTTGGCCATATGTCAAGGCTAATGGAGAAATTTATGTGGACGAAGCCTGTGTTCTTTTTACTGGGAAATCTGCTAATCTGGCTTGCTGTTTCGTTTGGGACAGCAATAGTCTTTAACCGTAAGGAGGGGTATGAATGA
- a CDS encoding ABC transporter ATP-binding protein — MIKVTDLSQSFGKKTVLDTVTLEINKNEICALVGRNGAGKSTFINSLLGLLPVKQGSIAINGIDVTKKNDEWKKAIAYLPEKFMLYPMLTGLENMTFFAEAVSKTPDVVQIEQVLRSVSLWDDRDVQVKKYSKGMLQRLGLAITLYQDSSILILDEPTSGIDPMGRKEILEVLKSLHDKTILLSSHHLDEIRQVCTHVVYLNEGKMEKFTVGEFLATHHLGGSES; from the coding sequence ATGATTAAGGTAACCGATTTAAGCCAATCCTTCGGAAAAAAAACGGTGTTGGATACGGTCACTCTAGAGATTAACAAAAATGAAATTTGTGCACTTGTTGGTCGAAACGGTGCCGGGAAATCCACGTTTATCAATAGTTTGCTTGGATTATTGCCCGTTAAGCAAGGATCGATTGCGATTAACGGAATTGACGTCACGAAGAAAAATGATGAGTGGAAAAAAGCGATTGCCTACCTGCCGGAAAAATTTATGCTCTATCCGATGCTGACCGGGCTTGAGAATATGACCTTCTTTGCAGAGGCAGTGTCGAAAACGCCTGATGTGGTGCAGATTGAACAGGTGCTCCGATCGGTCAGCCTGTGGGACGACCGTGATGTCCAGGTAAAGAAGTATTCAAAAGGGATGCTCCAACGCCTTGGCCTCGCGATTACCCTTTATCAGGATTCAAGCATTCTGATTTTGGATGAACCTACTAGCGGAATTGACCCGATGGGAAGAAAGGAAATTTTAGAAGTATTAAAATCCCTTCATGATAAAACTATCCTTCTTTCGTCGCACCATCTAGATGAAATCCGCCAGGTTTGTACACATGTAGTCTATTTAAATGAGGGAAAAATGGAGAAATTCACGGTTGGGGAATTTCTAGCGACACATCATTTAGGAGGAAGTGAATCATGA
- a CDS encoding FixH family protein — MKKRILFSLLLLIAMLTGCSSGPDYTIKVTKELYYQKDTAAPFEIKVTENKKAVKGLEVTAEFSMANMDHGTTDVKLSEEKDGTYSGKVALPMSGKYEVAFTLEKDGKKTEKVININVVKPKGVAKINGALITNEDVAFYRFINHLQLAINRETAQRKYTGKQLEEELAYLESQEKIIDDKNQLLTQIIRLRSMAMLAEEKGHTAAAAEVDEAISKVRDQYNGYESAKKLIRDYGEDKFWATEKQQYKLIVLSQKVQNDLIEKVKKENPNFGEQEIYYQAQKQYEDLLVSQVNSLKIEIL, encoded by the coding sequence ATGAAGAAACGAATATTGTTCTCGTTGTTGCTACTGATAGCGATGCTGACGGGCTGCAGTTCCGGCCCTGATTATACGATTAAGGTTACAAAGGAGCTTTACTACCAAAAGGATACGGCTGCGCCGTTTGAAATCAAAGTAACAGAAAACAAAAAGGCGGTTAAAGGACTAGAGGTTACCGCTGAATTTTCCATGGCTAATATGGACCATGGCACAACGGATGTGAAATTAAGTGAGGAGAAAGACGGTACGTACTCCGGCAAAGTCGCGCTGCCAATGAGCGGCAAGTATGAGGTTGCCTTTACTTTAGAAAAGGACGGGAAAAAGACAGAAAAGGTCATCAACATCAATGTTGTGAAGCCTAAAGGAGTCGCAAAAATTAATGGAGCTTTGATCACTAATGAGGATGTAGCTTTTTATAGGTTTATAAACCATCTTCAGCTGGCCATTAATCGCGAAACAGCTCAGAGAAAATACACTGGTAAGCAATTAGAAGAGGAGTTAGCATATTTAGAGTCACAGGAAAAAATCATCGATGATAAAAATCAACTATTAACGCAAATCATCCGCCTTCGCTCTATGGCGATGCTGGCAGAGGAAAAGGGTCATACCGCAGCTGCTGCGGAAGTGGACGAAGCCATAAGTAAGGTGCGCGATCAATATAATGGGTACGAATCTGCTAAAAAATTGATTCGTGACTACGGCGAAGACAAGTTCTGGGCAACAGAAAAGCAGCAATACAAATTAATTGTCCTGTCGCAGAAGGTACAAAATGACCTGATCGAAAAAGTCAAAAAGGAAAACCCAAATTTCGGCGAGCAAGAAATTTACTACCAAGCCCAAAAACAATATGAAGACCTTCTCGTTTCCCAAGTGAACTCTTTAAAGATTGAAATTCTTTAA
- a CDS encoding sorbosone dehydrogenase family protein, with amino-acid sequence MYRGGSVLLMVIMLLSGCSFFEKEDDGIQADDAVHLQPNVEVIAERLSVPWSIDKIGESFYLSERTGSIVKIENGKIMERQPVQLEKPLAKAAEAGLLGFVLDPKFTVNQKAYAYYTYADDSGGKFNRVVVLRFNGAAGWTEEQILLDRIPSAAYHHGGRLKIGPDGKLYITTGDATTPKVAQKLSSLNGKILRMNLDGTIPSDNPFSNSYVFSYGHRNPQGLAWIGRTLYASEHGQSAHDEINQIQAGGNFGWPVIQGVEKKAGMEIPLFQSGAVETWAPSGMDAADGKLFVATLRGNAVLEFDLEQKQTKPVISGLGRIRDVFIDSDFLYFVSNNTDGRGNPDEKDDKLYRVRLIELK; translated from the coding sequence AAGAAGATGATGGAATCCAAGCGGATGATGCTGTTCATCTTCAACCGAATGTAGAAGTAATCGCAGAAAGATTATCCGTACCATGGTCAATTGATAAAATAGGAGAATCCTTTTATCTTAGTGAACGAACTGGAAGCATCGTCAAGATTGAAAATGGTAAAATTATGGAACGTCAGCCAGTTCAGTTAGAAAAGCCGCTCGCAAAGGCGGCTGAGGCCGGGCTGCTTGGCTTTGTACTTGACCCCAAGTTTACAGTAAATCAAAAGGCATATGCCTATTATACTTATGCAGATGACAGCGGGGGGAAATTTAATCGTGTTGTCGTATTAAGGTTTAACGGTGCCGCTGGGTGGACAGAGGAGCAGATTCTTCTTGATCGAATCCCGAGTGCTGCCTATCATCATGGCGGCAGACTAAAGATTGGCCCGGATGGGAAGCTTTATATCACAACGGGTGATGCGACCACGCCAAAAGTCGCTCAAAAGCTGAGCTCACTAAATGGAAAAATTTTAAGAATGAATTTGGACGGAACGATTCCGTCGGATAATCCGTTTTCGAATTCCTATGTCTTCAGCTATGGCCATCGGAATCCCCAGGGGTTAGCGTGGATTGGGAGGACATTGTATGCAAGTGAGCACGGGCAATCGGCCCATGATGAAATCAATCAGATTCAAGCTGGGGGAAATTTTGGCTGGCCGGTTATTCAGGGTGTAGAGAAGAAAGCGGGGATGGAGATACCTTTATTCCAATCAGGTGCTGTTGAAACATGGGCTCCTTCCGGGATGGATGCGGCTGACGGCAAGCTATTTGTGGCGACATTAAGAGGAAACGCCGTCCTTGAGTTTGATTTGGAACAGAAGCAGACAAAGCCTGTTATCAGCGGTTTAGGGCGAATCAGAGATGTGTTCATTGACAGCGACTTTTTATATTTTGTCAGCAACAATACCGATGGCAGAGGGAACCCTGATGAAAAGGACGACAAACTGTATCGTGTTCGGTTAATTGAATTAAAATAA